One genomic window of Arthrobacter sp. KBS0703 includes the following:
- the gcvH gene encoding glycine cleavage system protein GcvH, with amino-acid sequence MAKVAPELQYSDEHEWVARGAGNVLSIGISAVATDALGDIVYVDLPAVGDTVTAGETCGEVESTKSVSDLYAPVTGEVTEINPSVVEDPALINSDPYGAGWLFKVAAESEGPLLSAQDYASKNGGEL; translated from the coding sequence ATGGCAAAAGTTGCCCCTGAACTGCAGTACTCCGACGAACACGAGTGGGTTGCCCGCGGCGCTGGGAACGTTTTGTCCATCGGCATCTCGGCCGTGGCCACGGACGCCCTGGGCGACATTGTCTATGTTGACCTGCCCGCGGTCGGCGACACGGTCACCGCGGGGGAGACCTGCGGCGAAGTGGAGTCCACGAAGTCCGTCTCCGATCTTTATGCCCCGGTGACGGGCGAGGTCACGGAAATCAACCCGTCCGTCGTCGAGGACCCCGCGCTGATCAACAGCGATCCGTACGGTGCCGGCTGGCTGTTCAAGGTGGCAGCCGAGTCCGAGGGCCCGCTGCTCTCCGCGCAGGACTACGCCTCCAAGAACGGCGGCGAGCTGTGA